From a single Brassica oleracea var. oleracea cultivar TO1000 chromosome C5, BOL, whole genome shotgun sequence genomic region:
- the LOC106294452 gene encoding ABC transporter C family member 5 encodes MDFKEISSFFIDHLPLLELCSVLTNLALFLVFLFTLSATQILVCVRRGGRDRLSKEDVNLEREANDVSFGTVFKFSLLCCVYVLAVQVLVLVFDGVKVIRGASDWFITLFFPAAQCLAWVVITFLALHLKYKPSEKLPLLLRVWWFVAFSVCLCTLYVDGRRLAVEGWRGGCSSHVVANLAVTPALGFLCFAALRGVSGIEIRLTSSDLQEPLLVEEEAACLKVTPYSTAGLVSLVTLSWLDPLLSAGSKRPLELKDIPLLAPRDRAKSSYKVLKSNWKRSKSENNPSLARAILKSFWKEAACNAVFAGLNTLLSYVGPYMISYFVDYLGGKEIFPHEGYVLAGIFFASKLAETVTTRQWYMGVDILGMHVRSALTAMVYRKGLKLSSIAKQNHTSGEIVNYMAVDVQRIGDYSWYLHDIWMLPMQIVLALAILYKSVGIASVATLVATIISILVTIPLAKVQEEYQDKLMAAKDERMRKTSECLRNMRVLKLQAWEDRYRVRLEEMREEEYGWLRRALYSQAFVTFIFWSSPIFVSAVTFATSIFLGTQLTAGGVLSALATFRILQEPLRNFPDLVSMMAQTKVSLDRISGFLQEEELQEDATVVIPRGSSNVAIEIRDGVFCWDPFSSRPTLSGIQMRVEKGMRVAVCGTVGSGKSSFISCILGEIPKISGEVRICGTTGYVSQSAWIQSGNIEENILFGSPMEKAKYKNVIQACSLKKDLELFSHGDQTIIGERGINLSGGQKQRVQLARALYQDADIYLLDDPFSALDAHTSSDLFRDYILSALAEKTVVFVTHQVEFLPAADLILVMKEGRVIQSGKYDDLLQAGTDFKALVSAHHEAIEAMDIPSPSSEDSDENPILDSLVMHHNSKSDIYENDIETLAKEVQDGGSASDQKAIKEKKKKAKRSRKKQLVQEEERVKGKISMKVYLSYMGAAYKGLLIPLIILAQASFQFLQIASNWWMAWANPQTEGDQSKVDPTVLLVVYTALAFGSAVFIFVRAALVATFGLAAAQKLFLNMLRSVFRAPMSFFDSTPAGRILNRVSIDQSVVDLDIPFRLGGFASTTIQLFGIVGVMTNVTWQVFLLVVPVAVACFWMQKYYMASSRELVRIVSIQKSPIIHLFGESIAGAATIRGFGQEKRFIKRNLYLLDCFARPFFCSIVAIEWLCLRMELLSTLVFAFCMVLLVSFPHGTIDPSMAGLAVTYGLNLNGRLSRWILSFCKLENKIISIERIYQYSQILSEAPAVIEDSQPPSTWPERGTIELLDVKVRYAENLPTVLHGISCVFPGGKKIGIVGRTGSGKSTLIQALFRLIEPTAGRITIDNIDISQIGLHDLRSRLGIIPQDPTLFEGTIRANLDPLEEHSDDKIWEALDKSQLGDVVRGKDLKLDSPVLENGDNWSVGQRQLVSLGRALLKQAKILVLDEATASVDTATDNLIQKIIRTEFEDCTVCTIAHRIPTVIDSDLVLVLSDGRVAEFDTPARLLEDKSSMFLKLVSEYSSRSSGMPDL; translated from the exons ATGGATTTTAAAGAGATCTCGTCCTTCTTTATAGATCACCTCCCACTATTGGAGCTCTGCTCGGTCCTCACCAACCTCGCGCTCTTTCTAGTGTTTCTATTCACTCTCTCCGCCACGCAGATTCTCGTCTGCGTCCGGAGAGGAGGAAGAGATAGACTCTCTAAGGAAGACGTTAATTTAGAAAGAGAGGCTAACGATGTTAGTTTCGGGACCGTGTTTAAATTTTCCCTGCTATGTTGCGTCTATGTGTTAGCCGTCCAAGTTTTGGTGTTAGTGTTCGATGGAGTTAAGGTTATTAGAGGAGCTAGTGACTGGTTTATTACTCTCTTCTTCCCAGCTGCTCAGTGTTTAGCTTGGGTTGTTATTACCTTCTTAGCTCTCCATTTGAAGTACAAGCCGTCGGAGAAGCTACCTCTCTTGCTGAGGGTATGGTGGTTTGTAGCGTTCAGTGTTTGTCTATGTACTTTGTATGTGGACGGGAGAAGGCTAGCGGTTGAAGGCTGGAGAGGTGGATGCTCTTCTCACGTTGTGGCGAATTTAGCCGTTACGCCTGCTCTTGGTTTTCTCTGCTTCGCCGCGCTGAGAGGTGTTTCCGGTATCGAAATTCGTCTAACCTCTTCTGATCTTCAAGAGCCTCTGCTTGTGGAAGAAGAAGCCGCTTGTCTTAAAGTGACTCCGTATAGTACAGCTGGACTTGTTAGCCTAGTGACATTGTCTTGGTTGGATCCCCTTCTCTCCGCGGGGTCGAAAAGACCGCTTGAGCTTAAAGATATACCTCTTCTCGCGCCGAGGGATAGAGCCAAGTCGAGCTACAAGGTTCTGAAGTCGAACTGGAAGAGGTCCAAGTCGGAGAATAATCCTTCTTTAGCACGCGCCATTCTCAAGTCCTTCTGGAAAGAAGCAGCTTGCAATGCAGTCTTTGCTGGCTTGAACACTCTCTTATCCTACGTGGGACCTTACATGATCAGCTACTTCGTTGACTATCTCGGAGGGAAGGAGATCTTCCCTCACGAAGGATACGTCCTCGCGGGGATCTTCTTCGCCTCCAAGCTCGCGGAGACCGTCACCACGCGTCAGTGGTACATGGGGGTTGATATCTTGGGGATGCACGTTAGATCAGCTCTAACGGCTATGGTGTATAGAAAAGGTCTCAAGCTCTCGAGCATAGCCAAGCAGAATCACACGAGCGGAGAGATTGTGAACTACATGGCGGTTGATGTCCAGCGGATAGGAGACTACTCGTGGTATCTTCACGATATCTGGATGCTTCCGATGCAGATAGTCCTCGCTCTCGCGATCTTGTACAAAAGCGTGGGGATAGCGTCTGTAGCTACGTTGGTGGCGACGATAATCTCAATCCTTGTCACCATTCCGTTGGCTAAGGTTCAGGAAGAGTATCAAGACAAGCTGATGGCTGCGAAAGACGAAAGAATGAGGAAGACTTCGGAGTGTCTTAGGAACATGAGGGTTCTGAAGCTGCAGGCGTGGGAGGATCGGTATAGAGTGAGATTAGAAGAGATGAGGGAAGAGGAGTACGGATGGCTTCGGAGAGCGTTGTACTCACAGGCTTTTGTTACCTTCATCTTCTGGAGCTCACCGATCTTTGTATCAGCCGTTACATTCGCTACTTCGATCTTCCTAGGCACTCAGCTGACAGCTGGAGGTGTTCTCTCCGCTCTGGCGACGTTCAGGATCCTCCAGGAGCCGCTTAGGAACTTTCCTGATCTGGTTTCGATGATGGCTCAGACTAAAGTTTCTCTTGATAGGATCTCCGGGTTCTTGCAGGAGGAAGAGCTTCAAGAAGACGCAACTGTTGTTATCCCACGTGGGAGTTCGAATGTAGCCATAGAGATTAGAGACGGTGTGTTCTGTTGGGATCCGTTTTCTTCGAGGCCGACGTTATCTGGGATTCAGATGAGAGTGGAGAAAGGTATGCGCGTGGCTGTCTGCGGCACAGTTGGCTCTGGAAAATCAAGCTTCATCTCTTGCATCCTCGGAGAAATACCGAAAATCTCTGGTGAA GTTAGAATATGTGGTACTACTGGGTATGTGTCACAGTCGGCTTGGATTCAGTCTGGTAACATTGAAGAAAACATTCTATTTGGCAGTCCAATGGAGAAAGCAAAGTACAAGAACGTGATACAAGCGTGTTCCCTAAAGAAAGATTTAGAGCTTTTCTCACATGGTGACCAGACCATTATAGGAGAGAGAGGCATAAACCTCAGCGGTGGCCAGAAGCAACGTGTACAGCTTGCGAGGGCGTTGTATCAAGATGCTGACATTTATTTACTAGACGATCCTTTTAGTGCTCTTGATGCACACACTAGCTCTGATTTGTTTAGG GATTATATTCTATCTGCGTTAGCTGAGAAGACTGTTGTTTTTGTGACGCATCAAGTTGAGTTTCTTCCTGCAGCTGATCTAATATTG GTTATGAAGGAAGGGCGGGTTATTCAATCGGGTAAATACGATGATCTGCTACAAGCTGGTACTGACTTCAAGGCCTTAGTGTCTGCCCACCATGAAGCAATCGAGGCAATGGACATCCCAAGTCCATCCTCAGAAGACTCTGACGAAAACCCAATCCTGGATAGTTTGGTCATGCATCATAACTCAAAGTCAGATATTTATGAAAACGACATCGAGACTTTGGCCAAGGAAGTTCAAGACGGCGGATCCGCTTCGGATCAAAAGGCAATCAAAGAGAAGAAGAAGAAAGCAAAGCGTTCCCGCAAAAAGCAGCTTGTTCAAGAAGAAGAGAGAGTGAAGGGAAAAATCAGCATGAAGGTGTACTTGTCATACATGGGAGCAGCGTACAAAGGGCTTCTGATTCCTCTGATTATACTGGCGCAAGCTTCTTTTCAGTTTCTCCAGATTGCTAGTAACTGGTGGATGGCTTGGGCGAATCCTCAAACTGAAGGCGACCAGTCTAAAGTAGATCCTACGGTTCTTCTCGTTGTTTATACTGCCTTAGCTTTTGGAAGCGCCGTGTTTATATTTGTGCGAGCTGCTCTGGTTGCAACTTTTGGTCTAGCTGCTGCTCAGAAGCTCTTCTTGAATATGCTTAGAAGTGTGTTCCGTGCGCCAATGTCATTCTTTGATTCCACTCCTGCAGGCAGAATCTTGAATCGA GTTTCGATTGATCAAAGCGTTGTGGACCTTGACATTCCATTTAGACTCGGCGGGTTTGCTTCAACAACGATACAACTATTTGGAATAGTCGGTGTAATGACCAACGTCACCTGGCAAGTCTTCCTTCTTGTTGTTCCAGTAGCGGTTGCTTGCTTCTGGATGCAGAAATATTACATGGCTTCTTCGAGAGAGCTGGTCCGCATTGTTAGTATCCAGAAGTCTCCAATAATTCATCTCTTTGGGGAATCAATAGCTGGTGCAGCCACGATAAGAGGATTTGGCCAGGAGAAAAGATTCATCAAGAGGAATCTTTACCTTCTCGATTGCTTTGCTCGACCTTTCTTCTGCAGCATCGTTGCAATAGAGTGGCTTTGTTTGCGCATGGAGTTGCTTTCCACGCTTGTGTTTGCTTTCTGTATGGTTTTGCTCGTCAGTTTCCCACATGGAACCATTGATCCTA GTATGGCAGGGCTTGCTGTGACATACGGGCTCAACTTGAACGGACGTCTATCACGGTGGATACTTAGCTTCTGTAAGCTTGAAAACAAAATCATCTCTATCGAAAGAATCTATCAGTACAGTCAGATTTTAAGTGAAGCGCCAGCAGTTATAGAAGATTCCCAACCGCCTTCCACGTGGCCTGAGAGAGGAACAATCGAGCTTCTTGACGTTAAG GTTCGTTATGCTGAGAATCTTCCAACGGTGCTCCACGGGATAAGCTGTGTGTTCCCTGGAGGAAAAAAGATTGGTATAGTTGGAAGAACGGGAAGCGGAAAGTCTACTTTGATTCAAGCTTTGTTTCGGTTGATTGAGCCAACCGCTGGAAGAATAACTATAGACAACATTGATATCTCTCAGATTGGTCTTCATGATCTCCGTAGCCGCCTCGGTATCATACCTCAGGATCCTACATTGTTTGAAGGAACAATCCGAGCTAATCTTGACCCTCTTGAAGAACATTCAGATGATAAAATCTGGGAGGCTCTTGATAAGTCCCAGCTTGGTGACGTTGTTAGAGGAAAAGATCTAAAACTCGACTCTCCAG TGCTGGAAAATGGAGATAACTGGAGTGTTGGACAGAGACAGCTTGTGTCACTTGGGAGAGCATTACTTAAACAAGCAAAAATACTTGTTCTTGATGAAGCAACAGCATCAGTAGACACAGCAACAGACAATTTAATCCAGAAGATTATCAGAACTGAGTTTGAAGACTGCACCGTCTGCACCATTGCTCACCGGATCCCAACTGTAATCGACAGTGACCTTGTTTTGGTTCTCAGCGATG GTAGAGTAGCAGAGTTTGATACTCCTGCGCGGCTCTTAGAAGACAAATCATCCATGTTCTTGAAACTGGTGAGCGAATACTCCTCAAGATCTAGTGGGATGCCTGACTTGTGA
- the LOC106294453 gene encoding eukaryotic translation initiation factor 2 subunit gamma-like — MARNKGLAEQDLSKLDVAVLHPLSPEVISRQATINIGTIGHVAHGKSTVVKAISGVQTVRFKNELERNITIKLGYANAKIYKCEDDKCPRPMCFKAYGSGKEDSPNCDVPGFENAKMKLLRHVSFVDCPGHDILMATMLNGAAIMDGALLLIAANETCPQPQTSEHLAAVEIMQLKHIIILQNKIDLIQENVAINQHEAIQKFIMNTVADGAPIVPVSAQLKYNIDVVCEYIVKKIPIPKRNFVSPPNMIVIRSFDVNKPGFEVDDIKGGVAGGSILRGVLKVNQLIEIRPGIVVKDERGNPKCTPIYSRIISLYAEQNELQYAVPGGLIGVGTTMDPTLTRADRLVGQVLGEIGSLPDVFVELEVNFFLLRRLLGVRTKGSEKQGKVSKLTKGEILMLNIGSMSTGAKVVGVKNDLAKLQLTAPVCTSKGEKVALSRRVEKHWRLIGWGQIQAGTTIEVPPSPF; from the exons ATGGCTCGAAACAAGGGATTGGCGGAGCAAGATCTTAGTAAATTGGATGTGGCTGTGCTGCATCCTCTGTCCCCTGAGGTCATCTCTCGCCAGGCTACTATCAATATTG GAACCATTGGACATGTCGCTCACGGGAAGTCCACTGTTGTCAAAGCTATTTCTGGTGTGCAG ACTGTTCGTTTTAAGAATGAATTGGAGCGTAACATCACGATTAAACTTGGTTATGCGAATGCAAAGATTTATAAATGCGAGGATGACAAATGCCCTAGACCAATGTGCTTCAA GGCATATGGAAGTGGGAAAGAAGACAGTCCAAATTGTGATGTCCCTGGATTTGAGAACGCCAAGATGAAACTGTTGAGGCATGTGTCGTTTGTGGATTGCCCG GGGCACGATATTCTCATGGCGACAATGCTCAACGGAGCAGCTATCATGGACGGTGCGCTACTTCTAATCGCTGCAAACGAGACCTGTCCGCAACCGCAAACTTCTGAACATCTTGCTGCTGTTGAGATTATGCAGCTGAAGCATATCATAATCCTCCAGAACAAGATTGATCTTATTCAAGAGAACGTTGCCATTAACCAGCACGAAGCCATTCAGAAATTTATAATG AACACTGTCGCCGATGGTGCGCCTATTGTCCCCGTCTCAGCACAACTTAAGTACAACATCGATGTTGTATGCGAGTACATCGTCAAGAAGATCCCAATCCCTAAGAGGAATTTTGTGTCACCACCAAACATGATAGTGATTCGGTCTTTTGATGTCAACAAGCCTGGGTTCGAAGTTGATGACATTAAAGGTGGAGTTGCAGGTGGAAGTATCCTCCGG GGTGTTTTGAAGGTCAACCAATTAATCGAGATCCGACCTGGGATCGTTGTGAAAGACGAGCGTGGCAACCCAAAATGCACTCCGATCTACTCTCGCATCATTTCACTCTACGCAGAACAGAACGAGCTTCAGTATGCAGTTCCCGGAGGTCTAATTGGAGTTGGAACAACAATGGACCCAACACTTACTCGTGCTGATCGATTGGTTGGTCAAGTCCTTGGTGAAATCGGTTCCCTTCCCGATGTCTTTGTTGAACTCGAG GTGAACTTCTTTCTTCTACGGCGACTGTTGGGAGTGAGAACAAAGGGGTCCGAGAAGCAAGGGAAAGTGTCGAAGCTAACAAAGGGAGAGATTCTGATGCTCAACATTGGTTCCATGTCCACTGGTGCCAAAGTTGTTGGAGTTAAGAACGATCTGGCCAAGTTGCAGCTGACCGCGCCGGTATGCACCAGCAAAGGAGAGAAAGTGGCTCTGAGTAGGCGTGTGGAGAAGCATTGGCGTTTGATTGGTTGGGGTCAGATTCAAGCTGGAACGACCATTGAAGTTCCTCCTTCACCTTTCTAA
- the LOC106293311 gene encoding probable indole-3-pyruvate monooxygenase YUCCA9: MENMYRLMAGEEYLSDRRCIWVNGPVIAGAGPSGLATAACLRDQGVPFVVVERSDCIASLWQKRTYDRLKLHLPNKFCQLPKMPFPDHYPEYPTKRQFIDYLESYANKFEIKPEFNKSVVSARFDETSGLWRVKTTTTAGEEMEYICRWLVVATGENAERVVPEINGLKEFDGEVVHACEYKSGEKYRGKRVLVVGCGNSGMEVSLDLANHNAIASMVVRSSVHVLPREIMGKSTFGISVVLMKWLPLWLVDKLLLILSWLVLGSLSMYGLKRPSIGPMELKSKTGKTPVLDIGALEKIKSGEVEIVPAIKRFSRCHVELVDGHKLDIDAVVLATGYRSNVPSWLQESEFFSKNGFPKSPFPNAWKGKSGLYAAGFTRKGLAGASADAVNIAQDIGNVWREETKRQKMRRNVGHRRCISVA, encoded by the exons ATGGAGAATATGTATAGACTCATGGCAGGTGAAGAATATTTATCAGACCGTCGATGTATTTGGGTAAACGGTCCGGTTATCGCCGGAGCAGGCCCATCCGGTTTAGCTACAGCAGCTTGTCTACGTGATCAAGGAGTACCATTCGTCGTGGTCGAAAGATCAGACTGCATAGCTTCACTCTGGCAGAAACGAACGTACGATAGGCTCAAGCTCCACTTACCCAACAAATTCTGTCAATTACCTAAAATGCCCTTCCCGGATCACTACCCTGAGTACCCAACAAAACGACAGTTCATCGATTACCTTGAGTCATATGCAAACAAGTTCGAGATCAAACCGGAGTTCAATAAATCAGTGGTATCTGCTCGGTTCGATGAAACGAGCGGGTTATGGCGGGTTAAGACGACGACAACAGCCGGAGAGGAGATGGAGTATATCTGCCGGTGGTTGGTGGTGGCAACAGGAGAAAACGCTGAACGTGTTGTGCCGGAGATTAACGGGCTTAAGGAGTTTGACGGAGAAGTGGTTCACGCTTGTGAGTATAAGTCCGGCGAAAAATATAGAGGGAAGAGAGTTCTTGTCGTGGGATGTGGAAACTCAGGCATGGAGGTCTCACTCGATCTTGCTAATCACAATGCTATTGCTTCCATGGTCGTTAGAAGCTCG GTTCATGTGTTACCAAGAGAAATAATGGGGAAATCAACGTTCGGAATCTCAGTGGTGCTAATGAAGTGGCTACCTCTATGGCTGGTCGACAAGCTTCTATTGATTTTATCATGGCTAGTTCTTGGGAGCTTATCAATGTACGGGCTTAAGAGGCCCAGTATCGGCCCAATGGAGCTCAAAAGCAAGACAGGGAAAACACCGGTTCTCGACATCGGTGCTCTGGAGAAAATAAAGTCCGGCGAAGTAGAAATCGTCCCCGCAATCAAACGGTTCTCACGGTGCCACGTGGAGCTCGTAGATGGACATAAGCTAGATATCGACGCCGTGGTTCTCGCCACCGGCTATCGAAGCAACGTCCCTTCTTGGCTTCAGGAAAGTGAATTCTTTTCGAAGAACGGGTTTCCTAAATCGCCGTTTCCAAACGCGTGGAAAGGGAAGTCGGGTCTATACGCGGCCGGGTTCACGAGGAAAGGATTGGCCGGAGCATCTGCGGACGCCGTTAACATCGCTCAAGACATTGGGAATGTGTGGAGGGAAGAGACCAAACGACAGAAGATGAGGAGAAACGTGGGTCACCGCAGGTGCATCTCAGTTGCTTAA